A region of Chloroflexaceae bacterium DNA encodes the following proteins:
- the trxB gene encoding thioredoxin-disulfide reductase gives MHNKVVIIGSGPAGLTAALYAARANLEPLVVRGLQPGGLIATTAEVENYPGFVEGIGGFELADNMEKQAARFGARFLDTLVTRVDAGQRPFALTTDDGQQLTADTIIVSTGASPRKLGVPGEERLANRGVSYCATCDGFFFRGKKVVVVGGGNSALDEGLFLTRYVSELIIVHRRDTLRADAILQERAFSNEKIRFVWNSVVEEILGEDRVTAVRIRNLKTGETSELATDGVFPYIGHVPNTKLFEGILTLDEGGYIVTDGRQRTNVPGIFAAGDVVDHIYRQAITAAGEGCKAAMEATWYLAEQEHAAKKAAQAESVSS, from the coding sequence ATGCACAACAAAGTTGTGATTATCGGCTCGGGTCCCGCGGGCCTGACCGCCGCCCTGTATGCCGCGCGCGCCAATCTGGAGCCGCTGGTGGTGCGCGGGTTGCAGCCCGGCGGCCTGATCGCCACCACCGCTGAAGTCGAGAATTATCCGGGCTTCGTCGAGGGCATCGGCGGCTTTGAACTCGCCGACAACATGGAGAAGCAGGCCGCCCGCTTCGGCGCCCGCTTTCTGGATACCCTGGTGACGCGGGTTGACGCCGGGCAGCGCCCCTTCGCCCTTACCACCGACGATGGCCAGCAGCTCACCGCCGATACCATCATCGTCTCCACCGGCGCCTCGCCGCGCAAGCTGGGCGTCCCCGGCGAGGAGCGCCTGGCCAACCGCGGCGTCAGCTACTGCGCCACCTGTGACGGCTTCTTCTTCCGCGGCAAGAAGGTGGTGGTGGTCGGCGGCGGCAATAGCGCCCTCGACGAGGGTCTGTTCCTCACCCGCTACGTCAGCGAGCTGATCATCGTCCACCGCCGCGACACGCTCCGCGCCGATGCCATCTTGCAGGAGCGCGCCTTCAGCAACGAGAAGATCCGCTTCGTCTGGAACAGCGTCGTCGAGGAGATCCTCGGCGAGGACCGCGTGACTGCCGTGCGCATCCGCAACCTGAAGACCGGCGAGACCAGCGAACTGGCCACCGATGGGGTCTTCCCCTACATCGGCCACGTGCCCAACACCAAGCTCTTCGAGGGCATTCTGACGCTGGACGAGGGGGGCTACATCGTCACCGACGGACGCCAGCGCACCAATGTGCCCGGCATTTTCGCCGCTGGCGACGTGGTGGACCACATCTACCGCCAGGCGATCACCGCCGCCGGCGAGGGCTGCAAGGCGGCCATGGAGGCCACCTGGTACCTGGCCGAGCAGGAGCACGCCGCCAAAAAGGCCGCCCAGGCCGAGAGCGTGTCATCGTAA
- a CDS encoding NADH-quinone oxidoreductase subunit N: protein MFQITDIPRLLPEILLLVLALLVLGSDIFEKWGRTPEAQLERVRSSASLTAIGLGLVFVIALLQSAYVPGTRAPQGPIGNAALDWLLTILRNLQSGGPGGEPITGAFATDHLTMIARLTFIGAAFIASLLCLDYRPSAHPAEFYALILFSTLGMCLMAGATEFIMAYLAVELTSIPLYILAGYFRNDARSSEAGMKYFLFGAMSSGILLYGMSLAYGYAASALAGNVTANDLTQFSRIAQLAGDAGPGSGLLTLGMVFVIAGVGYKVAAVPFHGWAPDVYQGAPTPITAFISTASKAAGFILLLRLLTTAFPALSGGASLADLGGWTSLAAFLALLTVVVGNLAALPQTNAKRLLAWSSVAHAGFVLLALVAWAAPQPFDRDQGAAALLYYLVVYTLTNLGAFGALAAINLLVGGDEIADLNGLARRNLGLAALFTLCILSLAGIPPLAGFFAKFYVFMAAWQGGARWLVVVAVITTLISLYYYLRLLKAMFIAPPSSETPLSAPPAIVAAVVVAVVPLIVVGLFPNLILGVISRVQTVAGM, encoded by the coding sequence GTGTTTCAGATCACCGACATCCCGCGGCTGCTGCCGGAGATCCTGCTGCTGGTGCTGGCGCTGCTGGTGCTCGGCTCGGACATCTTCGAGAAATGGGGCCGCACGCCCGAGGCGCAACTGGAACGGGTGCGCTCCTCGGCCTCGCTGACGGCGATCGGGCTGGGGCTGGTGTTCGTCATCGCCCTGTTGCAGAGCGCCTATGTGCCCGGCACCCGCGCCCCGCAGGGGCCGATCGGCAACGCGGCGCTCGACTGGCTGCTCACCATTCTGCGCAATCTGCAGAGCGGCGGCCCCGGCGGCGAGCCAATCACCGGCGCCTTCGCCACCGACCACTTGACAATGATCGCCCGGCTGACCTTCATCGGCGCGGCCTTCATCGCCAGCCTGCTGTGCCTGGACTACCGTCCGAGCGCCCATCCGGCCGAGTTCTACGCCCTGATCCTCTTCTCGACCCTGGGCATGTGCCTGATGGCCGGGGCCACCGAGTTCATCATGGCCTATCTGGCAGTGGAACTGACGAGCATCCCGCTGTACATTCTGGCGGGCTACTTCCGCAACGACGCGCGCTCGTCCGAGGCGGGGATGAAGTACTTCCTCTTCGGGGCCATGTCGTCGGGCATCCTGCTCTACGGGATGAGCCTGGCCTACGGCTACGCCGCCAGCGCCCTGGCCGGCAATGTGACGGCGAATGACCTGACGCAGTTTTCGCGCATCGCCCAACTGGCCGGCGACGCCGGCCCTGGTTCGGGGCTGCTGACGCTGGGGATGGTCTTCGTGATTGCCGGGGTAGGCTACAAAGTGGCGGCGGTGCCGTTCCACGGCTGGGCGCCTGACGTCTACCAGGGCGCGCCCACGCCGATCACGGCCTTTATCTCCACGGCCTCAAAAGCGGCCGGCTTTATCCTGCTCCTGCGCCTGCTGACCACGGCCTTCCCCGCGCTCAGCGGCGGGGCCAGCCTGGCCGACCTGGGCGGCTGGACCAGCCTGGCGGCCTTCCTGGCGCTGCTCACGGTAGTGGTGGGCAACCTGGCGGCCCTGCCGCAGACGAACGCCAAGCGCCTGCTGGCCTGGTCGAGCGTGGCCCACGCCGGCTTCGTGCTGCTGGCGCTGGTGGCCTGGGCCGCGCCGCAGCCCTTCGACCGCGACCAGGGCGCGGCGGCGCTGCTGTACTACCTGGTGGTCTACACCCTGACCAATCTGGGGGCCTTCGGGGCGCTGGCAGCGATCAACCTGCTCGTCGGGGGCGACGAGATCGCCGATCTCAACGGCCTGGCGCGGCGGAACCTGGGCCTGGCCGCTCTGTTCACGCTGTGCATCCTCTCGCTGGCGGGCATCCCGCCGCTGGCAGGGTTCTTTGCGAAGTTCTACGTTTTCATGGCCGCCTGGCAGGGTGGAGCGCGCTGGTTGGTGGTGGTGGCGGTGATCACCACGCTGATCAGCCTCTACTATTACCTGCGGCTGCTCAAGGCCATGTTCATCGCCCCGCCGTCGAGCGAAACGCCCCTGTCGGCGCCGCCGGCCATCGTGGCCGCGGTGGTGGTAGCGGTCGTGCCGCTGATCGTCGTGGGCCTGTTTCCGAACCTCATTCTGGGGGTGATCAGCCGGGTGCAGACCGTGGCGGGGATGTAG
- a CDS encoding NADH-quinone oxidoreductase subunit M, with protein sequence MGLFTLPTTIPWLSLIWLSTVAPAAIIALIPNRQAEAMRWTGAIFALISLVLSLLVWLAYDPIRGGFQFIERLEWIPQLGISYLLGVDGISLPMLVLNGVVIFTGALMSWNIEERVKEYWVLLLLLTTGVYGVFVALDLFLFFVFYELAVLPMYLLIGVWGSTRKEYGAMKLTLFLMAGSALAIIGMLGLYFGSGLRTFDMLVLSRSVTLAGDLQRIFFLPMFVGFGVLAGMFPFHTWSPTGHVAAPTAVSMLHAGVLMKLGAYGCIRAAMWLMPVGANLWLPVIAVLTIFNVVYGATIAMAQRDAKFIIGYSSVSHMGLVLMGLAAATQLAMTGAVLQMFAHGIMTALFFAVVGRMIYDRTHTRQLPELGGLRKVMPFAAWMFILGGLSSMGMPGLAGFWAEFTIFLGVWERYPLIAVIAAISIPVTGAYILRAVWATFDGEVKNPEFFKLPALTWQERTGAIILAVILVVVGIYPAILTELINTGVQPVVAQLSGVVVAGR encoded by the coding sequence ATGGGCCTGTTCACGCTTCCGACCACCATCCCCTGGTTGAGCCTGATCTGGCTCAGCACGGTCGCGCCCGCCGCGATCATCGCCCTCATCCCCAATCGCCAGGCCGAGGCCATGCGCTGGACCGGGGCGATCTTCGCGCTGATCTCGCTGGTGCTCTCCCTGCTGGTCTGGCTGGCCTACGATCCGATCCGGGGCGGCTTCCAGTTCATCGAGCGGCTGGAGTGGATCCCCCAGCTCGGCATCTCCTATCTGCTTGGCGTAGACGGGATCAGCCTGCCAATGCTGGTGCTCAACGGCGTGGTAATCTTCACCGGCGCGCTGATGAGTTGGAACATCGAGGAGCGGGTCAAAGAGTACTGGGTGCTGCTGCTGTTGCTGACCACCGGGGTGTACGGAGTGTTTGTCGCCCTCGACCTGTTTCTCTTCTTCGTCTTCTACGAACTGGCCGTGCTGCCGATGTATTTGCTGATCGGCGTCTGGGGCAGCACGCGCAAAGAGTACGGGGCGATGAAGCTTACCCTGTTCCTCATGGCTGGGAGCGCGCTGGCGATCATCGGCATGCTGGGGCTGTACTTCGGCTCGGGACTGCGCACCTTCGATATGCTGGTGCTGTCGCGCAGCGTGACCCTGGCGGGCGACCTGCAGCGCATCTTCTTCCTGCCGATGTTCGTGGGCTTCGGCGTGCTGGCGGGCATGTTCCCCTTCCACACCTGGAGTCCGACCGGACACGTGGCGGCGCCCACAGCGGTGAGCATGCTCCACGCCGGCGTGCTAATGAAGCTAGGGGCCTATGGCTGTATTCGGGCGGCGATGTGGCTGATGCCGGTGGGGGCGAACCTCTGGCTGCCGGTGATTGCCGTGCTGACCATCTTCAACGTCGTGTACGGGGCGACGATTGCCATGGCCCAGCGCGACGCCAAGTTTATTATCGGCTACTCGTCAGTGAGCCACATGGGCCTGGTGCTGATGGGGCTGGCCGCTGCCACCCAACTGGCGATGACCGGTGCGGTGTTGCAGATGTTCGCCCATGGCATTATGACGGCACTGTTCTTTGCAGTCGTCGGGCGCATGATCTATGATCGCACCCACACGCGCCAGTTGCCCGAACTCGGCGGCCTGCGCAAGGTGATGCCCTTCGCGGCGTGGATGTTCATCCTCGGCGGCCTGTCGTCCATGGGTATGCCCGGGCTGGCCGGCTTCTGGGCCGAGTTCACCATCTTCCTGGGCGTGTGGGAACGCTACCCGCTGATTGCGGTGATCGCCGCCATCTCCATCCCCGTCACCGGGGCCTACATTCTCCGCGCGGTCTGGGCCACCTTCGATGGGGAGGTGAAGAACCCCGAGTTCTTCAAGCTGCCCGCGCTTACCTGGCAGGAGCGTACCGGCGCGATCATCCTGGCGGTGATCCTGGTGGTGGTGGGCATCTACCCGGCCATCCTCACCGAGCTGATCAACACCGGGGTGCAGCCGGTGGTGGCCCAGCTCAGCGGGGTGGTGGTGGCGGGGCGATAG